The genomic DNA GCCACTGGCGCTCGTCGGCGGCTCGACGGGCCTCGTCGGCGACCCCCGGCAGACGGCCGAGCGCGTGCTCAACCCGCGCGAGGTCGTCGAGGAGTGGGTGGCCAAGCTGCAGGGCCAGGTGGAGCGGTACCTGGACTTTGACGGGGCCGCGGGCGCCACTCTCGTCAACAACCTCGACTGGACCGGGCCCATGAGCGCGCTCGACTTCCTCCGCGACGTCGGCAAGCACTTCCGCGTGGGCACGATGATCAAGAAGGACATCGTGGCCACTCGCCTCAACTCCGAGGCCGGGATCTCCTACACCGAGTTCAGCTACCAGGTGCTCCAGGGGATGGACTACCTCGAGCTGTTCCGCCGTCACGACTGCCGGCTGCAGAGCGGCGGCTCGGACCAGTGGGGCAATCTCACGTCCGGGACCGAGCTCATCCGCAAGGTCGAGGGCGAGTCAGTCCACGCGCTTGGAACCCCGCTCATCACGAACTCGGACGGCACCAAGTTCGGCAAGAGCGAGGGCAACGCCATCTGGCTCGACCCCGAGATGTGCTCTCCGTACCGGATGTACCAGTTCTGGCTGAACACCACGGATGCCGACGTCGTTGACCGACTCAAGGTGTTCACGTTCCTCTCGAGGGAGCAGATTGAGGAGTATGCGGAGGCTGTGGCGGAGCGTCCGTTCAAGCGCGAGGCCCAGAAGCGGCTGGCGTTCGAGGTCACGGCGCTCGTTCACGGGGAGGAGGCCGCCCACCAGGTGATCGCCGCGGCTGCCGCGCTGTTCGGGGGAGGGGACCTGAGCTCCCTGGACCCCGCCATCCTCGGTGGTGCCCTGGCGGAACTCCCCTCCGCCGAGGTCGGGGTGGCAGACACCGTGCTTGACGCGGTCATCGCAGCGGGGTTCGCTGAGTCCAAGACGGCAGCGCGGCGATTCATGGGTGAGGGCGCGGTGAGCGTCAACAATGAGCGCGTCTCTGACGAGACGACAGTGCTCAGCGAGGTGGAGCCGCTGGCTCTGGCAACGGGGGAGCGCGTGTACCTCGTGTCGCGGGGCAAGAAGAACAAGGCTCGCGTCCTCGTCA from Falsarthrobacter nasiphocae includes the following:
- the tyrS gene encoding tyrosine--tRNA ligase, giving the protein MTQQTADREPTTSAPQQLDPSFPNVYRELEWRGLLQVTTDAEALEAFVSTPGGTFYCGFDPTAPSLHLGNLVQILVMRRLQLAGLKPLALVGGSTGLVGDPRQTAERVLNPREVVEEWVAKLQGQVERYLDFDGAAGATLVNNLDWTGPMSALDFLRDVGKHFRVGTMIKKDIVATRLNSEAGISYTEFSYQVLQGMDYLELFRRHDCRLQSGGSDQWGNLTSGTELIRKVEGESVHALGTPLITNSDGTKFGKSEGNAIWLDPEMCSPYRMYQFWLNTTDADVVDRLKVFTFLSREQIEEYAEAVAERPFKREAQKRLAFEVTALVHGEEAAHQVIAAAAALFGGGDLSSLDPAILGGALAELPSAEVGVADTVLDAVIAAGFAESKTAARRFMGEGAVSVNNERVSDETTVLSEVEPLALATGERVYLVSRGKKNKARVLVTDAE